The Mycolicibacterium aurum genome segment CTCTCGCGACTGCGTCTGTCAAGGAAGGTCCGAATGACTCAAGCGGCGGGCGGCGCCGGAAGCCCCGATGCGTCCACGGGCGCCCCCGGGTCCCAGACCCTGGCGCGTGGATTGAACGCGCTTCAGCTGGTTGCCAGTTCGCCGAACGGGTTGACCGTCGCCCAGGTCGCCGAGGACATCGGCGTCCACCGCACCATCGCCTATCGCCTTCTCAGCACCCTGTCCCAGTACCGGTTCGTGGCGAAGGGCGAAGACGGAAGATACCGCTCGGCGGCGGCGCTCGCCCTGCTCGGCGCGTCGTTCGACAACAACGTCCGCCAACTGTGTTCACCGACGTTGCGCAGCCTGGCCGACGATCTCGGCGCCACGGTGTCGCTGTTGGTCGCCGAGGGCGACCAACAGGTGGCGATCGCAGTCATGGCGCCGACGAACGTCTATTACCAGCTGTCGTTCCACGAGGGCAGCCGGTACGCGCTCGATCGCGGTGCCGCCGGGATCGCGCTACTGGCCAGCATGCCGCCACGACCAGGCGAACGCGAACTCGTGCAGCAGGCCCGCCAACAGGGCTGGGCGATCACGCACGGCGAGATCGAACCGAACACCTATGGACTGGCCGTTCCTGTGCGCCGCCGGCCGCCGTCACCGCCGACCTGCATCAACCTGATCTCACACCGCGAGGACGTCGTCATCGACGGCCGCGACTCAGTCATGAAGGCGGCCAACGAATTATCGGCTGTCCTCAGCTGAGGACCGAAAGGAGACAGCAATGACCGACTGGGACCACGAGGTCGACGTCGTCGTCCTCGGCAGCGGAGGCGCCGGGCTGACCGCCGCACTGACCGCCGCGGTCAACGGCGCAACGGTCGAGGTGTACGAGAAAGCCGCGACGGTGGGCGGGACCACCGCGGTATCCGGCGGCATCGTGTGGATCCCCGCCCACACGCGGTCCGCCGACGGCGAGCTGACCGCCGAGGACGCGATGGCCTACCTGCGCGCCCAGTCGCTGGGGTTCATGGACGACGAGCTGGTGGAGACGTTCGTGTCGACCGGCGCGGCCATGCTCGACTTCGTGGAGGACCACAGCGAGCTGGTGTTCGAGGTCGCCACGGGCTTCCCGGACTACAAGCCCGAACTCCCCGGCGGCAAGCCCGGCGGCGGACGCTCGTTGAATGCCAAGCCTTTCGATCTGTCCCGTCTCCAGGAGTGGCGCGACAGGATCACGTCGTTCCCGGCCGACTTCAGCAATGTCGGGATCGATGCCGAGACCAGGGCGCGGATCCACGCGTCCGTCGACAGCGACTCCGGCGACTACTGCGTCGCAGGCACCGCCCTGATCGCCGGACTCCTCAGGGGGTTGCTCGACCTCGGAGTGGTGCCCCACACCGGGGCACGTGCCACCGAGCTCGTCGCTGATCCGCTCGGGGTGACCGGTGTCCGAATCGGTGAGGGCGAGAAGGACTTCGCGGTACGGGCCCGCCGGGCCGTGATCCTGGGCACCGGTGGCTTCGAGTGGGACCGCCGCCTGGTCGACGCCTATCTGCGGGGCCCGATGCGCGGTGCCGTCTCGCCGCCGACCAACACCGGAGACGGCCTGCGGATGGCGATGGCACAGGGCGCTGACCTCGCCAACATGGGTGAAGCCTGGTGGGTGCCGATCGTCCAGATCCCCGGCGACACGTTCGGGGGTCAGCCTCGCAGTCGCAGTGTTCGGCTGGAGCGGACCCGCCCGCGCAGCATCATCGTCAACAGGGCGGGCAACCGGTTCCTCAACGAGGCGGGCGAGTACAACTCGATGGCGGGCCCGTTCCACTTCCTCGACCCCAAACTCGGCTACGCCAACGACCCGGCGTGGATCGTGTTCGACTCCCTGCACCTCAAGCACTATGGCTTCCTCGGGGTCGATCCCGACGGACCCATCCCCGACTGGTTCTGCCAGTCGGCCGACCTCGACGAACTCGGCGAGAAGACCGGCATCGACCCCGGCGGCCTCGCTGCCACGCTGGCCGCGTGGAACGGCAACGTCGCCGAGGAGCACGATCCCGATTTCGGCCGTGGCGCAAGTGCTTACGACGGCTATTGGGGTGACCCCTCCGCACCGACGACCGCGGCGCAGACCTTGGGACCGATCGACACCGCGCCGTACTTCGCGGTCCCGGTATCCGTCGGCGCGATGGGCACCAAGGGAGGTCCCCGTACCGATCGCGACGGCCGCGTCCTGCATGTCAGCGGCACCGCCATCACCGGACTGTTCGCGGTGGGCAACGCGATGGCCGGTGCCACCGGCAAGGCCTACGGCGGTGCGGGCGGCACCCTCGGTCCGGCCATGGTGTTCGGTTACCGCGCCGGGTACACCGCCGCCACCGGCAAGTCGGTGCCCTGACCCTCTGACCAGGTGGTCGATCCACCATCACCCACCTACGGGTCCGCTATTCTCGACACCGTGGCGGCCGCGGCGCAGAAGTTCGGTGCGATCACCCGCACGGCGGCACAAACCCGGGTACTGGACGCGGCGCTTCGGCTCATCGCCGAACACGGGGTCAGCGGAACCTCGCTGCAGATGATCGCCGATGCGATGGGCGTGACCAAGGCCGCGGTCTACCGGCAGTTCAAGACGAAAGAAGAGATCGTCGTCGCGATCACCGAGCGCGAGATGAGCACGCTGGAAGACGCGCTCGAGGACGCTGAAGCCGCGGGGCATGGCCTGCGGGCGCGCGAGGTT includes the following:
- a CDS encoding FAD-dependent oxidoreductase, whose protein sequence is MTDWDHEVDVVVLGSGGAGLTAALTAAVNGATVEVYEKAATVGGTTAVSGGIVWIPAHTRSADGELTAEDAMAYLRAQSLGFMDDELVETFVSTGAAMLDFVEDHSELVFEVATGFPDYKPELPGGKPGGGRSLNAKPFDLSRLQEWRDRITSFPADFSNVGIDAETRARIHASVDSDSGDYCVAGTALIAGLLRGLLDLGVVPHTGARATELVADPLGVTGVRIGEGEKDFAVRARRAVILGTGGFEWDRRLVDAYLRGPMRGAVSPPTNTGDGLRMAMAQGADLANMGEAWWVPIVQIPGDTFGGQPRSRSVRLERTRPRSIIVNRAGNRFLNEAGEYNSMAGPFHFLDPKLGYANDPAWIVFDSLHLKHYGFLGVDPDGPIPDWFCQSADLDELGEKTGIDPGGLAATLAAWNGNVAEEHDPDFGRGASAYDGYWGDPSAPTTAAQTLGPIDTAPYFAVPVSVGAMGTKGGPRTDRDGRVLHVSGTAITGLFAVGNAMAGATGKAYGGAGGTLGPAMVFGYRAGYTAATGKSVP
- a CDS encoding IclR family transcriptional regulator — protein: MTQAAGGAGSPDASTGAPGSQTLARGLNALQLVASSPNGLTVAQVAEDIGVHRTIAYRLLSTLSQYRFVAKGEDGRYRSAAALALLGASFDNNVRQLCSPTLRSLADDLGATVSLLVAEGDQQVAIAVMAPTNVYYQLSFHEGSRYALDRGAAGIALLASMPPRPGERELVQQARQQGWAITHGEIEPNTYGLAVPVRRRPPSPPTCINLISHREDVVIDGRDSVMKAANELSAVLS